From a single Maylandia zebra isolate NMK-2024a linkage group LG3, Mzebra_GT3a, whole genome shotgun sequence genomic region:
- the LOC143417112 gene encoding uncharacterized protein LOC143417112: MGPMAAALSATRGQACVREHKCLFFIFSLLCLVRVINSLKTKDYVEQMKIAIAETNRMKAEHKHRNATITKLFELSNSLANSEKLELFKETLRKAVKEEERLKAQYKYSMLTASKEFEEKKKQFLPQLELVKTLPYSSDLMEMANIARKALKIARIYLDERLALLQEQEKQDTEL; the protein is encoded by the exons ATGG GGCCGATGGCAGCAGCCTTATCCGCAACCAGAGGACAAGCTTGTGTCAGAGAACACAAGTGcctgtttttcatcttttctctaCTGTGTCTCGTTCGCGTCATAAATTCACTGAAAACCAAGGACTATGTG GAACAAATGAAGATAGCAATagcagaaacaaacagaatGAAG gcAGAACACAAGCATAGAAATGCAACAATCACAAAATTATTCGAGCTTTCAAATTCACTGGCTAACAGTGAAAAACTG GAACTATTCAAGGAAACACTCCGCAAAGctgtaaaagaagaagagagactGAAG GCACAATACAAGTACAGCATGCTGACTGCCTCAAaggaatttgaagaaaaaaagaagcaatttCTTCCTCAGTTGGAACTAGTGAAGACATTGCCATATTCTTCAGACCTGATGGAAATGGCTAACATTGCAAGGAAAGCCTTAAAGATTGCTAGAATTTATTTAGACGAGAGACTGGCTTTGCTGCAAGAACAAGAGAAACAAGATACTGAGTTGTAA
- the LOC143417110 gene encoding uncharacterized protein LOC143417110: MAAAALASSSGVTVSRTTKGLFLMFTLLCLVCLSSALIDKDQLEQLRETYQKTRQQIEKLKAEHEEEVASTTELMNEYMSFMDPMIALMKKTMQASHDADFPPLDKFMENVKNYVKQTEAYINRKHEEIGEKIEESEKKLGKTKKLIEFLEEQEADL, from the exons atggcagcagcagctttaGCCTCAAGCAGTGGAGTGACTGTTTCCCGCACCACCAAAGGCCTGTTTCTCATGTTCACCCTGCTGTGTCTGGTTTGCCTTTCAAGTGCCCTGATAGACAAGGACCAACTG GAACAACTCAGAGAAACCTATCAGAAAACACGACAACAAATAGAAAAACTGAAG GCTGAGCATGAGGAAGAGGTGGCCTCCACTACAGAGCTGATGAATGAATACATGAGCTTTATGGACCCGATGATCGCACTGATGAAGAAAACCATGCAAGCATCACATGATGCTGATTTTCCTCCACTAGATAAATTTATGGAGAACGTTAAGAATTATGTGAAGCAAACAGAAGCTTATATTAACAGGAAGCACGAGGAGATCGGCGAAAAAATTGAGGAAAGTGAGaagaaactgggaaaaactaagaaACTTATTGAATTTCTTGAGGAACAGGAAGCTGATTTGTAA
- the LOC143417109 gene encoding uncharacterized protein LOC143417109 has protein sequence MAEAATRTRGRTCFRFIKCLFVFIILFILSLLCLIFIAIWAKDQVFQQILKRVSEEVDKHKEDGVYRTAEITKIFDLASSLDNKEKLEIFKETLQTAIEQEERLKEESKYRVTMASKQFNEEMKELFPQLVEAMLLSYDSPPLQEMVDITFHMLKKTKTYIVKKLDLLQE, from the exons ATGGCAGAAGCAGCTACCAGAACAAGAGGGCGAACTTGCTTCAGATTCATCAAGTGCTTGTTTGTCTTTATAATTCTGTTCATCTTATCTCTTCTGTGCCTTATTTTCATTGCAATCTGGGCCAAGGACCAAGTG TTTCAGCAAATACTGAAAAGAGTAAGCGAAGAAGTTGACAAACACAAG GAAGATGGCGTGTATAGAACAGCTGAAATCACAAAAATATTTGATCTCGCAAGTTCACTGGATAACAAGGAAAAACTG GAAATATTCAAGGAAACCCTTCAAACAGCGATAGAACAGGAAGAGAGACTGAAG GAAGAATCCAAGTACAGAGTGACAATGGCCTCAAAACAATTCAATGAAGAAATGAAGGAACTTTTTCCTCAATTGGTAGAAGCAATGCTATTATCATATGATTCTCCACCACTCCAGGAAATGGTTGACATTACATttcacatgttaaaaaaaaccaaaacttaCATAGTCAAGAAGCTGGATTTGCTGCAAGAATAG